A part of Bacillus thuringiensis genomic DNA contains:
- a CDS encoding MarR family winged helix-turn-helix transcriptional regulator, translated as MKTEDRLGLLLWFRLSRFYNKSIRETNQHLKEWNVSAAQFDVLAQVGGHNRLTQQELGNKLFVTKGNITQLLNKMEQLEWIRREQEGTTKYISLTEKGKALYEEIVPPQETFQAEQFQNLNVEEQHQLLQLLKKLQ; from the coding sequence ATGAAAACAGAAGATAGACTTGGATTACTATTATGGTTTCGTTTATCACGTTTTTATAACAAAAGTATTCGTGAGACGAATCAGCATTTGAAAGAATGGAATGTATCTGCTGCTCAGTTTGATGTACTTGCTCAAGTTGGAGGGCATAATCGTCTAACGCAGCAAGAGCTTGGAAATAAACTATTTGTTACGAAGGGAAATATCACGCAGCTTTTAAATAAAATGGAGCAGCTAGAGTGGATTCGTCGTGAACAAGAAGGTACTACAAAATATATTTCGTTAACAGAAAAGGGAAAAGCTTTATATGAAGAAATCGTCCCGCCTCAAGAAACATTCCAAGCGGAGCAGTTTCAAAATTTAAATGTAGAAGAACAACATCAATTATT
- a CDS encoding DUF3920 family protein, producing MELQFQNVYQQVENWYVLDSELPWDVKRLRDDLFSLIEVCKTPVIFCDTCDANHVLLSLGEEEEEFLFPVGGFYHKEKQLIFVCIWEEYEQVLKTLLHEFRHAMQHKSEVLYVGSELYEDRWIEKDARKFAERKLDEYKSRRLM from the coding sequence ATGGAACTCCAGTTTCAAAATGTATATCAACAGGTGGAGAATTGGTATGTGTTGGATTCGGAGCTTCCTTGGGATGTCAAAAGGCTTAGAGATGATTTGTTTTCATTGATTGAAGTATGTAAAACGCCAGTTATTTTTTGTGATACGTGTGATGCGAATCATGTGCTTCTATCATTAGGAGAAGAAGAAGAGGAATTTTTATTCCCAGTAGGTGGTTTTTATCATAAAGAAAAACAATTAATTTTCGTTTGCATATGGGAAGAGTATGAGCAAGTGCTCAAAACACTACTGCATGAATTTCGCCATGCGATGCAGCATAAGAGCGAAGTATTGTATGTTGGAAGTGAATTGTACGAAGATAGATGGATTGAGAAAGATGCGAGGAAGTTCGCGGAAAGGAAGTTAGATGAATATAAAAGTAGAAGGTTAATGTAA